One Malus domestica chromosome 11, GDT2T_hap1 genomic region harbors:
- the LOC103447113 gene encoding receptor-like protein 2 produces the protein MPQASRVIPYGVLFLFFVLSTFISTNHACKEADHNSLLSSFDISSSRLNWSSSDCCHWEGIACDAEGRVTHVSLPSNQLQGSISRSLGSLTHLSHLNLSHNLLSGPLEGGLFLSWSCLEILDLSYNILSEELPLFLSSSYIQIVDLSNNQFNATIPSSFLQHAWNLSSLNVSNNHFTGQIPSSICLRSTSLRVLDFSHNNFSGPIPRGLGNCSKLEVFRAGDNTLSGSLPADIYNAQALQEISLSTNGLVGSISENVGKLSKLKLMRLHYNNLQGHLPPSLMNCTNLVEINLGFNFFSGNISVLDFSKLTQLSKLDCISNNLTGTLPISLYSCKFLKALRLSSNDFEGQIQPEILQLKNLTFLSLSDNRLTNVTGAMKLLTGFKSLKVLLLAINFKGEEMPDGDITVDSGLQNLCVFNLLGCHMTGHIPAWISKLGKLEVLNLSFNRLTGTIPGWLGTLPHLFLLMLNDNLISGEFPKELCRLQALVSQKVANETGHCSFELPVYFQRGNNATVLSSQYKYLRNMPRVISLRNNSLSGSIPFEIGQLQFLQQLDLSINKFSGNIPDQIANLTKLERLELNSNRLSGEIPSSLSNLHFLSTFTVAYNNLEGSIPAGTQLQGFSVSAFEGNPKLCGAPLSNQCFPSNGNDADENENNQDLDDDEDQSLWFGLSVVLGFFVGYLGFCCPLLLKRTWRHAYFQFLDNIQFTLYLKWRRLRRRKAQGQVQIPNQRDEVKSGKPDSETESTNRSEYANNSNSFTVPDNFQTTSLFNVPVKARCPEDEEILMCTD, from the exons ATGCCCCAAGCTAGTCGCGTAATACCTTATGGAGTCCTCTTCCTGTTTTTTGTGTTGTCCACTTTCATTTCTACAAACCATGCTTGCAAGGAGGCAGATCACAACTCTCTTTTGTCATCTTTTGATATATCTTCTTCTCGTTTAAATTGGTCTTCCAGTGATTGTTGTCACTGGGAAGGCATCGCTTGTGATGCCGAGGGTAGGGTAACACATGTTTCGTTGCCCTCTAACCAGCTCCAAGGAAGCATTTCTCGCTCTCTTGGAAGCCTCACGCATCTTTCGCACCTCAATCTCTCCCACAATCTGCTTTCCGGTCCTCTGGAAGGTGGACTCTTCTTGTCCTGGAGTTgccttgaaatccttgatttGAGCTATAACATTCTCTCCGAAGAATTACCTTTGTTTCTATCATCTAGTTACATTCAAATAGTGGATTTGTCCAACAATCAATTCAATGCTACAATTCCTTCTTCATTCCTCCAGCATGCCTGGAATTTGAGCAGTTTGAATGTCAGCAATAATCATTTTACAGGCCAAATACCTTCCTCTATCTGTCTTCGTTCCACCTCGCTTAGAGTCTTGGATTTCTCCCACAATAATTTCAGTGGCCCAATTCCTCGCGGTCTAGGAAActgttccaaattggaggtctTTCGTGCTGGCGACAATACTCTCTCAGGGTCCCTTCCTGCTGATATCTACAATGCTCAGGCACTTCAAGAAATTTCATTATCTACCAATGGGCTTGTCGGATCCATCAGTGAGAATGTTGGCAAGCTCTCCAAATTAAAGCTCATGCGGCTTCATTACAACAATCTCCAAGGCCATCTGCCCCCATCTTTGATGAATTGCACAAACCTTGTTGAAATAAATCTGGGATTCAACTTTTTTAGTGGGAATATCTCTGTGCTCGATTTCTCTAAACTTACTCAACTTAGTAAACTAGATTGTATAAGTAATAATCTCACTGGTACCTTGCCAATAAGCCTCTACTCATGCAAGTTCCTCAAAGCACTTCGACtgtcttcaaatgattttgagGGCCAAATCCAACCTGAGATTCTTCAATTGAAAAACTTGACCTTCCTCTCGCTTTCTGATAACAGACTCACCAATGTCACGGGGGCAATGAAGTTACTGACGGGTTTCAAAAGTCTTAAGGTGCTCCTTCTTGCAATAAATTTTAAAGGTGAAGAAATGCCAGATGGGGATATAACTGTCGATTCCGGGTTACAAAATCTGTGTGTTTTCAATTTATTGGGCTGTCATATGACAGGGCACATACCTGCATGGATTTCAAAGCTCGGGAAACTGGAAGTCCTGAATTTGTCTTTTAATAGACTCACTGGCACAATACCTGGTTGGTTGGGGACTCTTCCGCATCTTTTCCTTTTGATGTTGAATGACAACTTGATTTCGGGTGAATTTCCAAAGGAGCTTTGCAGACTACAAGCATTAGTATCGCAAAAGGTTGCAAATGAAACAGGCCATTGTTCTTTTGAGTTGCCCGTCTACTTTCAACGCGGTAATAATGCAACTGTGCTGTCTTCACAGTACAAGTATCTGCGCAACATGCCAAGAGTGATCTCCCTCAGGAACAACAGTTTAAGCGGCAGCATACCCTTTGAGATTGGCCAATTGCAATTTCTTCAACAACTGGATCTAAGCATCAACAAGTTCTCCGGCAACATTCCAGACCAAATAGCCAACCTCACAAAGTTGGAGAGATTAGAACTCAACAGTAACCGTCTGTCAGGCGAAATCCCATCATCACTATCAAATCTCCATTTCTTGTCTACATTTACTGTTGCATACAATAATCTTGAAGGATCAATACCAGCCGGCACTCAGCTCCAAGGCTTCAGTGTCTCTGCATTCGAAGGGAATCCGAAACTTTGCGGTGCCCCACTTTCAAACCAGTGCTTCCCAAGTAATGGCAATGATGCAGATGAGAATGAGAACAACCAGGATTTGGACGATGATGAGGATCAAAGTCTATGGTTTGGGTTATCCGTTGTGCTTGGTTTCTTTGTAGGGTATTTGGGATTCTGTTGCCCTTTGCTTCTCAAGAGGACGTGGAGACATGCCTATTTCCAATTCCTTGACAATATTCAATTCACGCTCTATCTGAAGTGGAGAAGGCTTAGAAGAAG GAAAGCCCAAGGCCAAGTCCAAATCCCAAATCAAAGGGATGAAGTTAAAAGCGGCAAACCGGATAGTGAAACCGAGAGTACAAATCGGTCAGAATATGCAAACAACAGTAACTCTTTCACGGTCCCTGACAACTTCCAAACCACCTCTCTCTTCAACGTTCCAGTTAAAGCTCGCTgcccagaagatgaagaaatattAATGTGTACGGATTGA